TGTAAATCCAAAGTTTTCATTTTTTAAATTTGTGCCAAAGTTCAGAATGCTTATTCCCAGGGTTGGCGCCAAAGCCATACTGAGTGATGAACTGAGCCCGTAAATCCCCATCCCGGAGGCCATTTTTTCTTTGGGAAGGTTATCCCCGGCCAGGGTCATCGTAAGGGTTCCTACAAGTGCATACTGAAGACCATGAAGCAGCCTGAAAGCGATAAAGGCAGATATATTATCAAAAAGCGCGTAACCGATATTTGCAACTCCACCGATAAAGAAAACCAGTATCATCAGTTTTCGTTTGTCAAATTTAGTAAGAACCGGGCCTGATATTGGCCGCATTGAGAAGGCGACACCAAAAAAGATGCCTGTTAAGAGCCCCATAATATGGGCGCTGGCCCCCAGATGAAGGGCATAGGAGGCAATAAGAGGATTTATGGCAAAATGTGAAATGGCGAGTATAAAGGATATCAGCAATATACAAATAAAATTACGGTTCCATATTGTGACCGGCACCCCTGTTTTTGAACTCTTCAAGTAATGACTCCTTTTTGACCTCGGTTAATTATATTGACACAATATGGACTTTTGTATACTTGTATACATTAGTAATGATTTTGGCAAGAACAGAGTGCTGAAATTTCAAATTCATCTGTGAGCCATCAATATTTTTATCGGGTTTCAATATGCTCGATTAACCATCCTGTAATAAATTACTAAAGGAGATTTACCATGAATAGATCAATAAAGTTGCGTTATGGATTTCTGGTCAACTGCCTGTTCCTGTCACTGTTAATCCTGACAACAATCGGAAGTCAGATAACCTTTGCAGCCATTGCTCTTCCCGGTCACGCGCCGGAGGGCTTTAACAAAATCAGACCGGATATCCCGCAAGGTAAGCTGGAGACCATTACCTATAATTCAAAGAGTATAGGCGTAGATCGCAAGGCGGTCGTCTACACCCCTCCAAACTATGATCCGAATAAAAAATATCCGATTCTCTACCTGATGCACGGGATAGGAGGAAATGAGACCCATTGGACAACCCTCTGCTCAGCCAATAAGATCCTCGATAACCTGATTGCTGATAAAAAGGCTGTGCCAATGATCATTGTAATGCCTAACGGACGGGCCACAGCCGAACCGCCTTCAGGTAATTTCATGGCAGACTTTAATTACTACGCCAACCTTGAGCCGGACCTGCTGAATGATTTGATGCCCTATATTGAATCACATTATTCTGTAAACAAGAGCAGGGACCACCAGGCCCTTACAGGCCTTTCCATGGGAGGAGGTCAGGGGCTTAATTTCGGGATCAACAATATCGACAAATTTGCATGGGTAGGCGGCTTTTCTTCTGCACCCAACCTCCAGCCGCCCACTGTTCTCGTACCCAAGATTCAGAATGCCAAGGAAAAACTGAGCCTGCTCTGGATAGGCTGCGGGGACAAGGACAACCTGATTACTGGAAGCTGGAACCTGCATAAGGCCCTGGATGAGGCAAAAATTAATCATGTATGGTATCTTGATTCAGGGGTGCACGAAGTCCCTGTATGGGATAATAACCTGTACCTGTTCGCCCAGATGCTCTTTAAACCCGCAGGATCAGTTACGCCTCCGCCCTCTATTGGAACATATGACGGCACCCAGCCGATCAGTATGGGAATGGGGATGCCGGGCATGGGCCGTGGCCCAATGCCGGGGGCCGGTGCACCCGGTGGCGGGGTCAATTCCGAGTTTACGGCAACAAGAGAGAATGGCGGGAGTTCATCAAAGGGGATCGCAGGGAAATGGATCGCAAAGGATGGTGACAACAATTTAAAGTATGATTTCAGGGTTGATGGCTCCATACTCACAGGCACCATCGAGAATACGCAAATGCCAGGGGCAATTGAGATTAAGGATGGAACAATACAAGGAGACAATCTCTCTTTTTCCTATGAACGCAAGATGGGTGAACAAAGTTTTACTATGAAATGGACAGGAACCCTTTCAGGCAATGAACTCAAGCTGAAACGCAGCCTCGGAGGCGGTATGGGCGGCTTTGGAGGCGGAGGGATGCCGGGAGGTGGACGCTAACAGAAGCGTTGGGTTTACACAATCCAAAGCTTTAATAGGGTACGGAGTTAAGTAATATGTGAAAAGATGATTATCTGCTTTTTATTATTGATAGATAAATCAGATACTCTGTAATGCAAAGGCAGTTAAGGTTTTTATCTTAACTGTCTTTTGCTTTTTATTTAGGTGGTTAATGCAAACCAATCTTTAGAGGCTCTGAAGGTTGAATCAATGTGGGTAAATATTCCAAAAAATGATAATAAAACGTCAAGCCGCATTTTTTGCTAACAGCTCGCGAACTGCAGGAATAAGTTCATTTGGAACTTCAACAAAAGTCTGAGATATATCTTCCCAGGCAGCTTCATCTTCTGCAACAGCTTCTTCCTCTGTCTGGCTCTCATAATGATCAAGGACACATTTTACACGTTCTTCATCCCACCCTTTTGGAAACCTGTTTTTTTTCATCAGTTTATTCTCCTTTTCCCCCTGCGCTTAAACGCCTTTAGAGGCTTTCCTTTTAATTCATAAGCAGTAATTACGAATATACTATCAGGCTCAGAGTCCTGAACATAAATAACCCGAAGATATTTGCCACCCCTTGTCTGACCAATTGCGATCCGAGAATTTTCTTTACCTCGTCGATCTTCGCTTGGTTTCTGTAACACATCCTTCACTTCATTTTCCTGCACATCATGATTGTAAATATGAGGCAGATTTGTTTCTGGATCTATGTAATAGCGAATTTTCATTTTATTATATCAGAATACAGTTTTTGGTCAAATTTCCGATGCGAAGCAAATTAAATGATAATTTTTTTGCACACAATATATGAAAATACATGTGTCGGGTCAAGAAAAGAATACGTTGAGCAAGCGGCAGGTAGGCCGATGACTCTTTGCAATTTTATCAGGTGTGGATTCACCTCGCACTAAGTAGAAAAACACATACAATTCCTCACCAAAAAAATGACATTAGGCACATTCCCCTCCTTAACTTGACATCAGTACACCCGGTACGAAACTGGAAAAAATGTTTATTTAGGAAGGAGTTCTATGTTTTAACCCTTGATCCTGTTTTTATCTTCCCTAATGAAAGATATCGCTGCAGCAGGATAAAGATACACAAAAGGATGCCGATAAAGACCTTTGTCCACCAGGTGCTCAGGTTCCCCTGAAACGTGATGATGGTCTGGATCAGCCCCAGGATCATGACACCGATAACTGTTCCCTCCATAAAGCCCACACCGCCTGTTAAAAGGGTTCCCCCGATAACAACAGCGGTAATTACATCCAGTTCAAGTCCTGTGCCGGCAAGCGGGTATCCAGCAAGGGTATAGAGGGAATAGACCAGCCCCCCTGCTGCACAGATGGTGCTGTTGAGGGTGTATATGAGGATTTTGCTCCTTCCAACCGGAAGACCCATTAGGATGGCAGATTTTTCATTATCGCCTATGGCATAAATATTTCTGCCGAAACGTGTATAATGCAGGATATATGCGCCAAGCATAGCCATTACAATAAAGGTAACCGCATAGGCAGGTAGCCTGATTCCATTACCCAGTGGAATAGAAGCCTTTGAGATAGTGAGAAAAAGTTCATTGCGGATGGGCACAGAGTCAAGGCTTATCACGAAGGATAGCCCCCTGGCCAGAAACATCCCGACAAGGGTTACAAGAAAAGGGGGCATTTCAAGAAAGTGTATCATGCTTCCCATAGTAAAGCCCAGCACTGCGCCGCAGAGGAGGCAGATGAAGATAACCATAAATGGCGATATGCTGGTGCGTGATAGCAGGTTTGCACATAAAACCCCGGTAAATGCGACAAGAGAACCAACAGAGAGATCAATCCCTCCTGAGATGATGACAAAGGTCATGCCAATGGCGATGATGCCGACAAAGGCGTTATCTATAAAGAGGTTAATAAAAACACGGAGAGAAAAAAAGCCTTTATAGGCAAATGTACCTGAGAGATAGATCAGGATGAATACCAGAAAGGTTGAAAGGATTGGTATATTTTTCTGGCTTAATCGAAATCTCATGATGGCCTGTCTCCTGAATGTAAAATAAGCGAGAGCTGATCCCGCAGTTTTTTAGACTGGATCAGCGCCACCATGATGATTATTACTGCCTTGAATACCAGCACGACCTGGGGCGGGACACCGCGCGTAATGATGGTTGTTGTAAGGGACTGGATAATAAGTGCCCCGATGATAGCGCCAGCCATTGAAAAACGTCCTCCGTTTATGGTCCCCCCGATAATAACAGCGGCGATTGCATCCAGTTCCATAAATATTCCTGCATTGTTGGCATCTGCTGCCTTTATATCCGCAGTAATGATCAGACCTGCAAGGCCAGCGCAGAACCCTGAAAAACCATAGGTTAAGGTTGTTATCATCCTTACCGGTATCCCCATGTAACGGCTTGCAAGGGGATTTGCGCCTGATGCCTCAATGAAAAGCCCGAGTGTTGTTTTTCTGGTAATGGCCCAGGTGAGAATAAAGAGGAGAATCACCATGATAACAGGGAAGGGCAGCCCCAGGAAGAAACCGCTTCCTATGAACTGGAAGGGTGCATGCTCAAATACAATGATCTGCCCGTGTGTGATTAACTGTGCAATCCCCCTGCCCACTGTCATGAGTATAAGTGTGGCGATAATAGGCTGGACACCTATGTAAGCCACAAGAAAGCCGTTCCATAACCCCAGAATGATTGATAGCACAAGAGGCACAAGAAGCACTATGATCAAAGAGGTCTGGTCACCATATTCCAGGATGCCTTTAACATAATCAGGCCTGATAAGCTGCGCTGCTAAAGCCCCTGAGATGGCAATGATTGCGCCCACTGACAGATCAACGCCCCCGGTTGCGTAAACCAGGGTCATACCGATTGTGATAAGTATAACCGGCGCACCCCTGTTGAATATATCTATCAATGAGCCGAACAGGTGACCGTTCTTTATCTCAATGTGGAAAAATCCATCTGTGAAAATCAGATTGAATAAAAGTATGGCTATAAAGGCGAGCAGGGGATAGATGATGCTCAGGTCTGAAGAGCCAGGGTTCAAAAGAGATCTCTTTTTCTTAACAATGTTCATAATCTCTCTCCAGTGCCTTCCTGAGCAAGTGTTGTCATGATTGTCTCTTCAGATATATTTTCGCCCGAAATCTCCCCTACCTTTTTTCTGTCCTTCAGTATTGCGACACGGCTGCATGTGTGAACGATCTCTTCCAGCTCAGAGGAGATAAAGAGGATGCTGCGGCCTTCCTCCCTTAACCTGAATATCAGTTTCTCTATCTCTGCCTTGGCGCCCACATCAATACCCCGTGTGGGTTCGTCCAGTATCAGGAGGCGCGGATTCATGGCCATCCAGCGGGCAAGGATAACCTTCTGCTGGTTTCCACCGCTCAAGGTTCCGGCCTTCTGCTCTCTGCCTGATACCTTTATCTTTAACAACTCTATATATTGGTCTGTTATTCTATCCTGTTCCTTCCTTGATATGCTCCTCAAGAAACCTCTGCGGGACTGTAGCGGTAGAACGATATTTTCTCTTACTGTAAGATCCGGGATAATGCCTTCGGTTTTCCTGTCTTCAGGGCAGAAGGCTATTGAATGAGAGATAGCATGCCTGGGAGAGTGAATGGCAACAGGTTCATTGTCTATTTCCATTGTTCCGCCTGTGGGCCTGTTAATGCCGAAAAGGAGTTTTGCCACCTCTGTACGCCCTGAGCCAAGCAGCCCGGCCAGGCCAACCACCTCACCTTCGCATATCCCAAGATCAAACGGAAACAGGACACCCTTTTCTTCTACATTATTGAGGGTCATGAAGGGTTCTTTTTGTGAAGGTGTCTCTTCAGCTCTTTTACCTGATGATACCATCTCCTGTTCCAGCTCCTTACCCAGCATCTTTGATATCAACTGAAAACGCGGAAGCTCTGCTGTTTTGTATTCACCGATAAACTGCCCGTTTCTTAAGACCGTGATTCGGTCTGATGTCTCATATACCTGGTCAAGAAAGTGTGTAATAAAGATGATGCCCATTCCTTCATCCTTAAGCCTCTTCATTGTCTTGAAGAGGTTTTTGCATTCCGCCATGTCAAGGCTGGAGGTTGGTTCATCCAGGATCAGGATATTTGCCCTGATATCAATGGCCCTTGCTATGGCCACCATCTGCTGGATAGCTGTGGAGAAAGAGGAGAGGGGGAGGGTTACATCGATTTCAAGATCGAGTTTGGCAAGGGCATTTTTGGCATTCATGTTAATGGCCTTCCAGTCAATCCTGATGCCTTTCATGGGCTGGCGGCCTATAAATATATTTTCCGCTACAGAAAGATTGGGGAGCAGATTTATCTCCTGGTATACGGTGCTGATTCCCTTACTGGCCGCATCCATGGGGGATGAGGCATCGAACTCTTTGCCTTCAAATTTAATGGAACCGCTGCCTTTTTTATGGACTCCTGTAAGCACCTTAATCAGGGTGGATTTACCAGCGCCATTTTCACCCATGAGCGCATGGATCTCCCCGCGCCTCAGGGTGAAATCCACAGCGTCAAGGGCCTTAACACCGGGGAAGCTCCTGGTCAGGCCTCTTATTTCAAGCAAAACATTGCCAATATCTGGCATCAATATCTCATCTCCTTGTTAAACAACAGGGCAGACGCAGGGGTCCGCCCCTACGTTATTTTTACCTGGCCCCCTATCCTGTCAGGTGCAGCTTCAGAAAAGGCCGAAATTTTATAAGTTCTGGCTGACATCTGAACGCTGATTGCTGAAAGCTGCCTTTTTAATACTTCCTGCTCCCTATTGCCTCAGCGGCAGTCTCCTGCGGAAACACCCCCTCTTCTGTTACAATCTTTTTAGGTACAGATTCACCCTTTGCCAGCGCCTCCACTGCATCAAAGAGCTGCGGCCCAAGGAGCGGGCTGCACTCAATAGTGCAGTTCAGCTTTCCCTCTATCATTGCCTCAAATGCGCCTCTTACAGCATCAATGGAGACAATGATAATATCTTTGCCAGGCGCCAGTCCATATGCCTCTATCGCCTGTATGGCGCCTATGGCCATGTCATCATTATGTGAAAAGAGGACATTTATGTTTTTACCTTCAGTCTTAAGAAATGCCTCCATTATCTCCTTACCGCCTGACCGGGTGAAATTCCCGCTCTGGCTTTTAATGACCTCCATTCCCGGATGATCTTTTATAACCTCCTCAAAACCCTTCTTTCTGTCAATAGCAGGGGCAGAACCCACAGTACCCTGAAGTTCCACTATTTTCACATTCGTGTAGCCATTTTCAACGAGCCAGCGTGCGGCCCTGCGGCCCTCCTCAACAAAGTCTGAGCCCATGAATGTCACCCATAAAGAGTCATCCTGCACATCCACCCCGCGGTCAATCAGGATAACAGGTATACCCGCATCCTTGGCTTCCCTCAGAACCGCCTCAAATCCGGTTTCAACAACAGGAGAAAATGCGATAACATCCACGCCCTGGGCAATGAAGTTCCTGATAGCCTTGATCTGGTTCTCCTGCTTCTGCTGGGCATCTGAGAAGATCAGCTTTATGTTGGCCCTTTTTGCCGCCTCGCTCCGGATGGATTCGGTATTGGCGACCCTCCATGCACTTTCAGCCCCTATCTGTGAGAAGCCCACAGTAATGGTGCCGTCATCTTTGGCTGTCTGTGAACAGCCTGAGATGAATAACAGAGCTGCACAAATTATAGCAGCGATCTTGATTTGCTTTTTCATATTATGATACCTCCAAAAAAAATTAGATTGTTCCTGTTTGTTTCCATACCCTTATGGCCTTGATATCTCCTGTCGGGCAATATGCCTCACAGGCCCCGCAGCCATTGCATTTTATTGGATTAACAGCGGGATATGATTCATAAGCCTCTTCATCCCACGTGATTTTTATCGCCTCAAAGGGGCAGGCGCGTATGCAGGTATTGCAGTCGCTGATGCCCCAGAGGCAGAGGGACATGTCCACCCTTGCAATCCCGATTACATACCTGTTCTTCTGCTCCAGATTAAGGTGCTGTAAAGACCCGCTGGGGCATGCCTTTGTACATGCATTGCAATTTTCATTGCAATATTCTTTGTTAAACCGGATTACCGGTGTGAAAAACCCCAGAACACCTGAGCCTCCAGTATCAGGATGTATGATCCTGGAGGGACAGGCACGGACGCAGTTGCCGCATCTTAAACAAAGGGCTGTGAATTCAGCCTCCTTAATTGCGCCCGGCGGACGCAGCAGGGAATTCATGGATTCTGCATGTCCCGCTTTTTTTGCCAGGAGGCCTAATCCCAATCCTGCTGCAATTGCGATAAATACCCTGCGCGTGGATGGAAGCAGCTCTTTATATCCATTTATTACCTGTGGCTCTTTTACCGGCCTTTTTATAAATCTCCTGCAAAAAGAGGCTGCATCATCAAGAATATCCTGTGTTGCGCCTAAAGGGCATATGCGGGCACACCATAGATTACCCGAAGTCAGTGAAAGCAACAGTAAGATTACCATGCCTGAAATAGAAATAATAACAGCGGATAAAGCTGATGCCTTATAGACAGAAAATGCACTGTTTAATAATGCGAGCGGGTCCATCCACAAAAAAAGAGGGTATCCGACTATTGCGCCTGCAATGGTTAAAAGCACGATGTATCTGCCTATCGGGGGAGAGCCTTTCCACCAGGGTTTAACAATGGGCCTGATCCTTGAGACATTATCAAGTAACAGGCCGACAGGGCATACATAGCGGCAGAAAAACCTTTTTCGGAACAGGGCAATAAAAGAAAAAAGGAGGCCCAGAATTGATCCAAGCC
The Desulfatiglans sp. genome window above contains:
- a CDS encoding esterase family protein, whose product is MNRSIKLRYGFLVNCLFLSLLILTTIGSQITFAAIALPGHAPEGFNKIRPDIPQGKLETITYNSKSIGVDRKAVVYTPPNYDPNKKYPILYLMHGIGGNETHWTTLCSANKILDNLIADKKAVPMIIVMPNGRATAEPPSGNFMADFNYYANLEPDLLNDLMPYIESHYSVNKSRDHQALTGLSMGGGQGLNFGINNIDKFAWVGGFSSAPNLQPPTVLVPKIQNAKEKLSLLWIGCGDKDNLITGSWNLHKALDEAKINHVWYLDSGVHEVPVWDNNLYLFAQMLFKPAGSVTPPPSIGTYDGTQPISMGMGMPGMGRGPMPGAGAPGGGVNSEFTATRENGGSSSKGIAGKWIAKDGDNNLKYDFRVDGSILTGTIENTQMPGAIEIKDGTIQGDNLSFSYERKMGEQSFTMKWTGTLSGNELKLKRSLGGGMGGFGGGGMPGGGR
- a CDS encoding DUF4258 domain-containing protein; protein product: MKIRYYIDPETNLPHIYNHDVQENEVKDVLQKPSEDRRGKENSRIAIGQTRGGKYLRVIYVQDSEPDSIFVITAYELKGKPLKAFKRRGKRRIN
- the yjfF gene encoding sugar ABC transporter permease YjfF — its product is MRFRLSQKNIPILSTFLVFILIYLSGTFAYKGFFSLRVFINLFIDNAFVGIIAIGMTFVIISGGIDLSVGSLVAFTGVLCANLLSRTSISPFMVIFICLLCGAVLGFTMGSMIHFLEMPPFLVTLVGMFLARGLSFVISLDSVPIRNELFLTISKASIPLGNGIRLPAYAVTFIVMAMLGAYILHYTRFGRNIYAIGDNEKSAILMGLPVGRSKILIYTLNSTICAAGGLVYSLYTLAGYPLAGTGLELDVITAVVIGGTLLTGGVGFMEGTVIGVMILGLIQTIITFQGNLSTWWTKVFIGILLCIFILLQRYLSLGKIKTGSRVKT
- a CDS encoding ABC transporter permease, with translation MNIVKKKRSLLNPGSSDLSIIYPLLAFIAILLFNLIFTDGFFHIEIKNGHLFGSLIDIFNRGAPVILITIGMTLVYATGGVDLSVGAIIAISGALAAQLIRPDYVKGILEYGDQTSLIIVLLVPLVLSIILGLWNGFLVAYIGVQPIIATLILMTVGRGIAQLITHGQIIVFEHAPFQFIGSGFFLGLPFPVIMVILLFILTWAITRKTTLGLFIEASGANPLASRYMGIPVRMITTLTYGFSGFCAGLAGLIITADIKAADANNAGIFMELDAIAAVIIGGTINGGRFSMAGAIIGALIIQSLTTTIITRGVPPQVVLVFKAVIIIMVALIQSKKLRDQLSLILHSGDRPS
- a CDS encoding sugar ABC transporter ATP-binding protein: MPDIGNVLLEIRGLTRSFPGVKALDAVDFTLRRGEIHALMGENGAGKSTLIKVLTGVHKKGSGSIKFEGKEFDASSPMDAASKGISTVYQEINLLPNLSVAENIFIGRQPMKGIRIDWKAINMNAKNALAKLDLEIDVTLPLSSFSTAIQQMVAIARAIDIRANILILDEPTSSLDMAECKNLFKTMKRLKDEGMGIIFITHFLDQVYETSDRITVLRNGQFIGEYKTAELPRFQLISKMLGKELEQEMVSSGKRAEETPSQKEPFMTLNNVEEKGVLFPFDLGICEGEVVGLAGLLGSGRTEVAKLLFGINRPTGGTMEIDNEPVAIHSPRHAISHSIAFCPEDRKTEGIIPDLTVRENIVLPLQSRRGFLRSISRKEQDRITDQYIELLKIKVSGREQKAGTLSGGNQQKVILARWMAMNPRLLILDEPTRGIDVGAKAEIEKLIFRLREEGRSILFISSELEEIVHTCSRVAILKDRKKVGEISGENISEETIMTTLAQEGTGERL
- a CDS encoding ABC transporter substrate-binding protein, whose product is MKKQIKIAAIICAALLFISGCSQTAKDDGTITVGFSQIGAESAWRVANTESIRSEAAKRANIKLIFSDAQQKQENQIKAIRNFIAQGVDVIAFSPVVETGFEAVLREAKDAGIPVILIDRGVDVQDDSLWVTFMGSDFVEEGRRAARWLVENGYTNVKIVELQGTVGSAPAIDRKKGFEEVIKDHPGMEVIKSQSGNFTRSGGKEIMEAFLKTEGKNINVLFSHNDDMAIGAIQAIEAYGLAPGKDIIIVSIDAVRGAFEAMIEGKLNCTIECSPLLGPQLFDAVEALAKGESVPKKIVTEEGVFPQETAAEAIGSRKY
- a CDS encoding 4Fe-4S binding protein gives rise to the protein MTGERQNMRLYVRLGCFVITILLLLPFPFWVHSSRILVQASPFVTICTILAGGALWLGSILGLLFSFIALFRKRFFCRYVCPVGLLLDNVSRIRPIVKPWWKGSPPIGRYIVLLTIAGAIVGYPLFLWMDPLALLNSAFSVYKASALSAVIISISGMVILLLLSLTSGNLWCARICPLGATQDILDDAASFCRRFIKRPVKEPQVINGYKELLPSTRRVFIAIAAGLGLGLLAKKAGHAESMNSLLRPPGAIKEAEFTALCLRCGNCVRACPSRIIHPDTGGSGVLGFFTPVIRFNKEYCNENCNACTKACPSGSLQHLNLEQKNRYVIGIARVDMSLCLWGISDCNTCIRACPFEAIKITWDEEAYESYPAVNPIKCNGCGACEAYCPTGDIKAIRVWKQTGTI